One Sphingopyxis macrogoltabida genomic region harbors:
- a CDS encoding alpha/beta hydrolase yields MPDVIFPGPEGRIEGRFSPPPRPRAPVALILHPHPQGGGTMNDRITQAMYKSFVARGFAVLRFNFRGVGRSQGTFDNGIGELSDAASALDWVQSIHPEAQTTWIAGFSFGAWIGMQLLMRRPEIRGFLSVAPPANMYDFSFLAPCPSSGIIVAGGQDEIVPPGAVQKLVDKLRTQKGITIHHDEIPRANHFFEHELDQLMKSLDNYLDMRLAPDSPIR; encoded by the coding sequence ATGCCCGACGTGATTTTCCCCGGCCCCGAAGGCCGTATCGAAGGCCGTTTCTCGCCGCCGCCGCGGCCGCGCGCGCCGGTCGCGCTGATCCTGCACCCGCATCCGCAGGGCGGCGGCACGATGAACGACCGCATCACCCAGGCGATGTACAAGAGCTTCGTCGCGCGCGGCTTTGCGGTGCTACGCTTCAACTTTCGCGGCGTCGGCCGCAGCCAGGGCACGTTCGACAACGGCATCGGCGAACTCTCCGATGCCGCATCGGCGCTCGACTGGGTGCAGTCGATCCACCCCGAAGCGCAGACGACGTGGATCGCGGGCTTCAGCTTCGGCGCATGGATCGGCATGCAGCTTTTGATGCGCCGCCCCGAAATCCGCGGCTTCCTGTCGGTCGCACCGCCGGCGAACATGTACGACTTCAGCTTCCTCGCCCCCTGCCCCTCGTCGGGCATCATCGTCGCGGGCGGACAGGACGAGATCGTGCCGCCGGGGGCGGTGCAGAAGCTGGTCGACAAGCTGCGCACCCAAAAGGGCATCACGATCCATCACGACGAGATTCCGCGCGCCAACCATTTCTTCGAGCATGAGCTCGACCAGTTGATGAAGTCGCTCGACAACTATCTGGATATGCGGCTCGCGCCCGATTCGCCGATCCGCTGA
- the rpsD gene encoding 30S ribosomal protein S4 has translation MSKRQSAKYKLDRRMGENIWGRPKSPVNRREYGPGQHGQRRKGKMSDFGIQLRAKQKLKGYYGDITEKQFKKNYFEASRMKGDTGQNLIGLLERRLDAVVYRSKFTPTIFSARQLVSHGHVYVNGVKCNIASRLVKPGDEVTLGKKAQEMALVAEAQSLPERDLPEYLAIDGTKATFVRVPTLDEVPYPVKMEPNLVVEFYSR, from the coding sequence ATGTCGAAGCGCCAGAGCGCCAAGTATAAACTCGACCGCCGGATGGGCGAAAACATCTGGGGTCGCCCGAAGAGCCCGGTCAACCGCCGCGAATATGGCCCCGGCCAGCACGGCCAGCGCCGCAAGGGCAAGATGTCGGACTTCGGCATCCAGCTCCGCGCGAAGCAGAAGCTCAAGGGCTATTACGGCGACATCACCGAGAAGCAGTTCAAGAAGAACTATTTCGAAGCGTCGCGGATGAAGGGCGACACCGGCCAGAACCTGATCGGCTTGCTCGAGCGCCGTCTCGACGCGGTCGTCTACCGCTCGAAGTTCACCCCGACCATCTTCTCGGCGCGCCAGCTCGTCAGCCACGGCCACGTCTATGTCAACGGCGTGAAGTGCAACATCGCCAGCCGCCTCGTGAAGCCGGGCGACGAAGTCACCCTCGGCAAGAAGGCGCAGGAAATGGCGCTGGTCGCCGAAGCGCAGAGCCTGCCCGAGCGCGACCTGCCCGAATATCTCGCCATCGACGGCACCAAGGCGACCTTCGTCCGCGTCCCGACGCTCGACGAAGTGCCCTATCCGGTGAAGATGGAACCGAATCTGGTCGTCGAATTCTATTCGCGCTGA
- a CDS encoding DUF3667 domain-containing protein has translation MSELAENWWEKGVLHTLIGLFRQPGALIRRYIESDRDILVKAVPYIAVALALNYALRARFLPGSTTTELSVIETLQQEPLVIPLLSALISALVLHFVFYRGGSAGLFGTMVMRLYVLAQATLLVVAVDLAMQLFLTDRSIGRNLTRLAFGLGFTIFAVRQYYAGEGRGGWIRAIAAILCGELALILFVYMPAAMIEQAGLLD, from the coding sequence ATGAGCGAACTCGCCGAAAACTGGTGGGAAAAGGGCGTCCTCCACACGCTGATCGGGCTGTTCCGGCAACCCGGCGCGCTGATCCGCCGCTACATCGAAAGCGACCGCGACATATTGGTCAAGGCGGTGCCCTATATCGCGGTTGCGCTCGCCTTGAATTACGCACTGCGCGCGCGCTTTCTGCCGGGCAGCACGACGACCGAGCTGTCGGTGATCGAGACGCTGCAGCAGGAGCCGCTTGTCATCCCGCTGCTCTCGGCACTGATTTCGGCGCTGGTGCTGCACTTCGTCTTCTATCGCGGCGGGTCAGCCGGCCTGTTCGGTACGATGGTGATGCGGCTCTACGTCCTCGCACAGGCGACATTGCTCGTCGTCGCGGTCGATCTGGCGATGCAATTGTTCCTGACCGACCGCAGCATCGGGCGCAACCTGACGCGGCTTGCCTTTGGGCTCGGCTTCACCATCTTCGCCGTCCGCCAATATTATGCCGGCGAAGGACGCGGCGGTTGGATCCGCGCGATCGCCGCGATCCTCTGCGGCGAGCTTGCGCTAATCCTGTTCGTCTATATGCCCGCCGCGATGATCGAGCAGGCGGGCCTGCTCGATTAG
- a CDS encoding alpha/beta hydrolase family protein, whose protein sequence is MLRNGFFLGVLAVLGASPASVAAQADNATLYGMRESIGDISMSPDGTQLAFIQPARDRGLVLFVASTEGGAPKPVFQSDGAPWHLAWCNWASNVRIVCYLYGVSDPGHGQVLPFTRLVAVGADGSNVKQLGQNSLNSAYGLRQFDGQIIAWPAADNGQVVMTREYRQEEQTNTRLASVTEGVGVDMVDTASLRVRRIENPRIDASRYLADETGAVRIVGVRSTDAQGMMRDLMIYSYRKPGSRDWKPLSRVTSEGDAFDPEAVNAERNLAYGFKNKDGRRAAYAVTLGETAPETLLFAHDRVDVGEFIRIGRTGRVIGVSYTTDKPEYKLFDEEYAALAAKLQKALPGLPIVNFIDASRDESRLLLFAGSDTDPGRYYVYDKASRKLGEVALARPDLEGRPQAEVKPVSYPAADGTSIPAYLTLPPGSDGRKLPAIVMPHGGPSARDEWGFDWLAQYYAAQGYAVIQPNFRGSAGYGDDWYVENGFRSWRVAVGDVNDAGRWLVKEGIADPAKLAVVGWSYGGYAALQSAALDPDLFKATVAIAPVTDLKALVGKARNFTNARLVSDFIGTGPHLVEGSPVQQVAKIKAPVLMFSGDQDLNVDISQARSMEAALKAAGKPVEMVTYPGLDHQLYDSSARADMLRRSDMFLKKTLGLP, encoded by the coding sequence ATGCTGAGAAACGGGTTTTTCCTTGGCGTGCTGGCGGTGCTGGGCGCGTCGCCGGCATCGGTGGCGGCGCAGGCCGACAACGCAACGCTTTACGGCATGCGCGAAAGTATCGGCGACATCAGCATGTCGCCCGACGGAACGCAGCTCGCTTTCATCCAGCCGGCACGTGATCGCGGTCTGGTTCTGTTCGTCGCGAGCACCGAGGGCGGCGCGCCGAAACCGGTTTTCCAGTCCGACGGCGCGCCCTGGCATCTCGCCTGGTGCAACTGGGCGTCGAACGTACGGATCGTGTGCTATCTTTATGGCGTGTCCGACCCGGGTCATGGCCAGGTCTTGCCGTTCACGCGGCTGGTCGCGGTGGGCGCCGATGGCAGCAACGTCAAACAACTTGGCCAGAACAGCCTGAACAGCGCCTATGGACTGCGGCAGTTCGATGGTCAGATCATCGCCTGGCCCGCCGCTGACAATGGTCAGGTCGTGATGACCCGCGAATATCGTCAGGAAGAGCAGACGAATACACGGCTTGCGAGCGTGACCGAGGGCGTCGGCGTCGATATGGTCGACACCGCCAGCCTGCGGGTCCGGCGTATCGAGAATCCGCGCATCGACGCTTCGCGCTATCTGGCCGACGAGACGGGCGCGGTCCGCATTGTCGGGGTGCGTTCGACCGACGCGCAGGGGATGATGCGCGACCTGATGATCTACAGCTACCGCAAACCCGGATCGCGCGACTGGAAACCGCTGTCGCGGGTGACGAGCGAGGGCGATGCCTTCGATCCCGAGGCGGTCAATGCCGAGCGAAACCTTGCTTATGGTTTCAAGAATAAGGACGGGCGCCGCGCCGCCTATGCCGTGACGCTTGGCGAGACCGCACCCGAAACATTGCTGTTCGCGCACGACCGCGTCGATGTCGGCGAATTTATCCGGATCGGGCGGACGGGCCGGGTGATCGGCGTGTCCTACACGACCGACAAACCCGAATATAAGCTGTTCGACGAGGAATATGCCGCGCTGGCGGCGAAGCTGCAGAAGGCGCTGCCGGGTCTGCCGATCGTCAATTTCATCGATGCGAGCCGCGATGAGAGCCGGCTGCTGCTGTTCGCGGGCAGCGATACCGATCCCGGCCGCTATTATGTCTATGACAAGGCAAGCCGGAAGCTGGGAGAGGTTGCGCTGGCGCGCCCGGACCTCGAAGGAAGGCCGCAGGCCGAGGTCAAGCCGGTCAGCTATCCGGCCGCCGACGGTACGTCCATTCCCGCCTATCTGACCTTGCCGCCGGGGAGCGACGGCCGCAAGCTGCCGGCGATCGTGATGCCGCACGGCGGCCCCTCGGCGCGCGACGAATGGGGTTTCGACTGGCTGGCGCAATATTATGCGGCGCAGGGCTATGCCGTCATCCAGCCCAATTTTCGCGGATCGGCGGGCTATGGCGACGACTGGTACGTCGAAAACGGCTTCAGGAGCTGGCGGGTCGCGGTGGGCGACGTCAACGACGCGGGGCGCTGGCTGGTGAAGGAAGGGATTGCCGACCCGGCGAAGCTCGCCGTCGTCGGCTGGTCCTATGGCGGCTATGCGGCTTTGCAGTCCGCCGCGCTCGATCCCGACCTGTTCAAGGCGACGGTTGCCATCGCCCCGGTAACCGACCTCAAGGCACTCGTCGGCAAGGCGCGGAACTTCACCAATGCGCGGCTGGTTAGCGACTTCATCGGGACCGGGCCGCATCTGGTCGAGGGTTCGCCGGTGCAGCAGGTGGCGAAGATTAAGGCGCCGGTGCTGATGTTCAGCGGCGACCAGGATCTGAACGTCGATATCTCGCAGGCGCGGTCGATGGAAGCGGCGCTGAAGGCGGCGGGCAAACCGGTCGAGATGGTTACCTATCCCGGGCTCGATCACCAGCTTTACGATTCGTCGGCGCGCGCCGATATGCTGCGGCGCTCCGACATGTTCCTGAAGAAGACGCTGGGCCTGCCGTAA
- a CDS encoding chorismate mutase — protein MTSAKLPEQCETMIEVRAGVDQVDRELVTLLVRRFGYMDAAARIKPDREAVRDEARKAEVLDNVARAAAAAGLEPDRLRAVWNELVEQSIAYEFDRWDRERA, from the coding sequence ATGACGTCCGCCAAACTTCCCGAACAGTGCGAAACGATGATCGAGGTCCGCGCCGGGGTCGACCAGGTCGACCGCGAACTGGTCACGCTGCTCGTCCGCCGCTTCGGCTATATGGATGCGGCCGCCCGGATCAAGCCCGACCGCGAGGCGGTCCGCGACGAGGCCCGCAAGGCCGAGGTGCTCGACAATGTCGCGCGCGCGGCCGCGGCTGCGGGGCTCGAACCCGACCGGCTGCGCGCGGTGTGGAACGAGCTGGTCGAACAGTCGATCGCCTATGAATTCGACCGCTGGGACCGCGAACGGGCTTAA
- a CDS encoding RNA methyltransferase yields the protein MNLAPPPVIVLVRPQLGENIGKAARAMLNFGLTELRLVAPRDGWPNPDAGPAASGADIVLAGAQVFDSVAEAVADCTHIYATTVRKRGVTKPVLTPEAAAKQVHATAGRSAYIFGPERSGLETDDVALAHSIVTVPINPEFGSLNLAQAVILLAYEWSKGVALASPPEVPLDPPADHGEMEQLIQHFIRDLDKTGYFFPADRTEATLRTLRTMLTKTGWSYNDIRMMHGIVATLGKARKSARTAD from the coding sequence TTGAACCTCGCCCCGCCCCCCGTCATCGTCCTCGTCCGTCCGCAGCTTGGCGAGAATATCGGCAAGGCGGCGCGCGCGATGCTCAATTTCGGGCTGACCGAGCTACGCCTCGTCGCACCGCGCGACGGCTGGCCGAATCCCGATGCCGGGCCGGCCGCGTCGGGCGCCGATATCGTGCTGGCCGGGGCGCAGGTATTCGACAGCGTCGCCGAGGCGGTTGCCGATTGCACGCATATCTATGCGACCACGGTGCGCAAACGCGGGGTCACCAAGCCGGTGCTCACCCCCGAAGCGGCGGCGAAACAGGTCCATGCGACCGCCGGGCGATCGGCCTATATCTTCGGTCCGGAGCGGTCCGGCCTCGAAACCGACGACGTCGCGCTCGCGCACAGCATCGTCACGGTGCCGATCAATCCCGAATTCGGGTCGCTCAACCTTGCGCAGGCGGTGATCCTGCTTGCCTATGAATGGTCGAAGGGCGTCGCGCTGGCGAGCCCCCCCGAAGTCCCGCTCGACCCGCCGGCGGATCATGGCGAGATGGAGCAGCTGATCCAGCATTTCATCCGCGACCTCGACAAGACGGGCTATTTCTTCCCCGCCGACCGCACCGAGGCGACGCTGCGGACGCTGCGAACCATGCTGACGAAGACCGGCTGGTCCTATAACGATATCAGGATGATGCACGGCATCGTTGCGACGCTGGGTAAAGCGCGCAAATCGGCACGAACCGCGGATTAA
- a CDS encoding M28 family metallopeptidase, translating into MRISSTLKVAGLAGLAMLAACKQGDTPTAAPVIPDIALPDLSLTTLQDVTKELSSDAFEGRSPGTAGEEKTVAYLIKKFEEAGLKPGNNGKWTQDVPLVEIAAKNATPLSFTGGKTPVTLQYAKDYVGFSYRVQPKTEIKDSDVVFVGYGINAPEKGWNNYAGLDVKGKTVVILVNDPDWQTKEAKGEFKGRAMTYYGRWTYKYEEAARQGAAAALIVHDTEPAAYGWNVVESSNTGTQYLADSKDGGAKETVANGWMQLGKAKELFASAGQDFDKLRDAAKVKGFKPVALTGVKASFSFDNTISKKMSRNVIGVLPGTKRPDEYVLYTAHWDHLGRCQPVAGDDICNGAVDNATGTAGLVTLAQAYQKAGAADRSIVFLAVTAEESGLLGSKYYAENPVFPLAQTVGGVNMDALNAVGPTKDIVVVGRGKSELDAYVEKLAKLDKRVIKDEPTPEKGFYYRSDHFSFAKLGVPMFNFGSGEDLVTGGVEAGKKGSEDYEKNRYHAPGDEYEAITNWDGMLADLRLYYVAGRMLAMSDAWPNWAPGDEFRAARDKSRPAK; encoded by the coding sequence ATGCGCATTTCTTCCACGCTGAAGGTCGCCGGGCTTGCGGGCCTCGCGATGCTTGCCGCCTGCAAACAGGGCGACACCCCCACCGCGGCTCCGGTCATTCCCGACATCGCGCTGCCCGACCTGTCGCTGACCACGTTGCAGGATGTGACGAAGGAACTGTCGTCGGACGCGTTCGAAGGCCGCTCGCCCGGTACCGCGGGCGAGGAAAAGACCGTCGCCTATCTGATCAAGAAGTTCGAGGAAGCGGGGCTGAAGCCCGGCAACAACGGCAAGTGGACGCAGGACGTGCCGCTGGTCGAGATCGCCGCGAAGAACGCGACGCCGCTTTCCTTCACCGGCGGCAAGACGCCGGTCACGCTGCAATATGCGAAGGACTATGTCGGCTTCAGCTATCGCGTCCAGCCGAAGACCGAGATCAAGGACAGCGACGTCGTCTTCGTCGGCTATGGCATCAACGCCCCCGAAAAGGGCTGGAACAACTATGCCGGGCTCGACGTGAAGGGGAAGACCGTCGTCATCCTCGTCAACGACCCCGACTGGCAGACCAAGGAAGCCAAGGGCGAATTCAAAGGCCGCGCGATGACCTATTACGGCCGCTGGACGTATAAATATGAGGAAGCGGCGCGGCAGGGCGCTGCCGCAGCGCTGATCGTCCACGACACCGAACCCGCCGCTTATGGCTGGAACGTCGTCGAATCGAGCAACACCGGTACCCAGTACCTCGCCGACAGCAAGGATGGCGGCGCCAAGGAAACCGTCGCCAACGGCTGGATGCAGCTTGGCAAGGCGAAGGAACTCTTCGCCAGCGCCGGGCAGGATTTCGACAAGCTGCGCGATGCGGCGAAGGTGAAGGGCTTCAAGCCCGTCGCGCTGACCGGCGTCAAAGCGTCGTTCAGCTTCGACAACACGATTTCGAAGAAGATGTCGCGCAACGTCATCGGCGTGCTGCCGGGAACCAAGCGGCCCGACGAATATGTCCTTTACACCGCGCACTGGGATCATCTCGGTCGCTGCCAGCCGGTTGCGGGTGACGACATCTGCAACGGCGCGGTCGACAATGCGACCGGCACCGCCGGTCTCGTGACCCTGGCGCAGGCCTATCAGAAGGCCGGTGCCGCCGACCGGAGCATCGTGTTCCTTGCCGTTACGGCCGAGGAATCGGGCCTGCTCGGGTCGAAATATTATGCCGAAAACCCGGTCTTCCCGCTCGCCCAGACCGTCGGCGGGGTCAACATGGACGCGCTCAATGCGGTGGGTCCGACAAAGGACATCGTCGTGGTCGGTCGCGGCAAGTCCGAGCTCGACGCCTATGTCGAAAAGCTCGCCAAGCTCGACAAGCGCGTGATCAAGGACGAGCCGACCCCCGAAAAGGGCTTCTACTATCGTTCGGACCATTTCAGCTTTGCCAAGCTCGGCGTGCCGATGTTCAACTTCGGCAGCGGCGAGGATCTTGTCACGGGCGGTGTCGAAGCGGGCAAGAAGGGTTCGGAAGATTATGAGAAGAACCGCTATCACGCCCCCGGCGACGAATATGAGGCGATCACTAACTGGGACGGCATGCTCGCCGACCTGCGCCTCTATTATGTCGCGGGCCGGATGCTGGCGATGAGCGATGCATGGCCGAACTGGGCCCCCGGCGACGAATTCCGTGCCGCCCGCGACAAGTCGCGGCCCGCGAAATAG
- the rpiB gene encoding ribose 5-phosphate isomerase B yields MRLAIASDHAAWELKALLADWLREQGHEVEDLGTNGPDSVDYPDYGYRLAEAIADGRAERGVALCGSGIGISISVNRNPAARCALVSEPLSAKLSREHNDANVIAMGARLTGIDMAKACLDAFLSTEFAGDRHARRVDKLSNPPQLETSR; encoded by the coding sequence ATGCGCCTTGCCATAGCCTCTGACCATGCCGCCTGGGAGCTGAAAGCCCTGCTCGCCGACTGGCTTCGCGAACAGGGGCATGAGGTCGAGGATCTCGGCACTAACGGTCCCGACAGCGTCGACTATCCCGATTATGGCTACCGCCTCGCCGAAGCGATCGCCGACGGACGCGCCGAGCGCGGCGTTGCGCTTTGCGGTTCGGGCATCGGCATCTCGATCTCGGTCAACCGCAACCCCGCCGCGCGCTGCGCCCTCGTTTCCGAGCCGCTGTCGGCGAAGCTGTCGCGCGAACACAACGATGCCAATGTCATCGCGATGGGCGCGCGCCTGACCGGCATCGACATGGCAAAGGCCTGCCTCGACGCCTTCCTCTCGACCGAATTCGCCGGCGACCGCCACGCGCGCCGCGTCGACAAGCTTTCCAATCCGCCACAACTGGAGACCAGCCGATGA
- the glyA gene encoding serine hydroxymethyltransferase — protein MTTNTLDKPIKSAGYFTDGVGATDPAVAAAMKHELEREQHQIELIASENIVSKAVLEAQGSVFTNKYAEGYPGRRYYQGCAPSDEVEQLAIDRAKQLFDCGYVNVQPHSGAQANGAVMLALTKPGATILGMSLDAGGHLTHGAPPAMSGKWFNAVQYGVRPDDHLVDFDQVEALAKEHRPSLIIAGGSAYPRTLDFARFRQIADDVGALLMVDMAHFAGLVAGGAHPSPLPHAHVVTTTTHKTLRGPRGGMILTNDEAIAKRINSAVFPGLQGGPLMHVIAAKAVAFGEALRPEFKDYAHATVANAQALAGRLKARGADVVAGGTDTHLALIDLRPLGVTGRDADEALERSAITCNKNGIPFDPLPPIKTSGIRVGSPAGTTRGFGVAEFEEIGDMVADVLEALRDKGEHGDADVEADVRGRVRALCERFPIYQG, from the coding sequence ATGACCACCAACACGCTCGACAAGCCCATCAAATCGGCCGGCTATTTCACCGATGGCGTCGGCGCGACCGATCCCGCCGTCGCGGCAGCGATGAAGCATGAACTCGAACGCGAACAGCATCAGATCGAACTGATCGCGTCGGAGAACATCGTCTCGAAGGCGGTGCTCGAGGCGCAGGGCAGCGTCTTCACCAACAAATATGCCGAGGGTTATCCCGGCCGCCGCTACTATCAGGGCTGCGCCCCCTCGGACGAGGTCGAACAGCTCGCGATCGACCGCGCCAAGCAGCTTTTCGACTGCGGCTATGTCAACGTCCAGCCGCACTCGGGCGCGCAAGCCAACGGCGCGGTGATGCTGGCGCTGACCAAGCCCGGCGCGACGATCCTCGGCATGAGCCTCGACGCCGGCGGCCACCTGACCCACGGCGCCCCGCCCGCCATGTCGGGCAAATGGTTCAACGCGGTTCAGTACGGCGTCCGCCCCGACGACCATCTTGTCGATTTCGACCAGGTCGAGGCGCTGGCGAAGGAACATCGTCCCTCACTGATCATCGCCGGCGGTTCGGCCTATCCGCGCACGCTCGACTTCGCGCGCTTCCGCCAGATCGCCGACGATGTCGGCGCGCTGCTGATGGTCGACATGGCGCATTTCGCCGGCCTCGTCGCCGGCGGCGCGCACCCCTCGCCGCTCCCGCACGCGCATGTCGTCACGACGACGACGCACAAGACGCTGCGCGGTCCGCGCGGCGGCATGATCCTGACCAACGACGAAGCGATCGCCAAGCGGATCAACTCGGCGGTCTTCCCGGGCCTGCAGGGCGGCCCATTGATGCACGTCATCGCCGCCAAGGCAGTGGCATTCGGCGAAGCGCTTCGTCCCGAATTCAAGGATTACGCGCATGCGACCGTCGCCAATGCGCAGGCGCTCGCCGGCCGGCTCAAGGCACGCGGCGCTGACGTGGTCGCGGGCGGCACCGACACGCACCTCGCGCTGATCGACCTCCGCCCGCTCGGCGTCACCGGCCGCGATGCTGACGAGGCGCTCGAACGCAGCGCGATCACCTGCAACAAGAATGGCATCCCCTTCGATCCGCTGCCGCCGATCAAGACCAGCGGCATCCGCGTCGGCTCGCCCGCGGGCACGACGCGCGGCTTCGGCGTCGCCGAGTTCGAGGAAATCGGCGATATGGTCGCCGACGTGCTCGAAGCGCTGCGCGACAAGGGCGAGCATGGCGATGCCGATGTCGAGGCCGATGTGCGGGGGCGCGTCCGCGCGCTGTGCGAGCGTTTCCCCATCTATCAGGGATAA
- a CDS encoding cysteine desulfurase family protein yields the protein MIYLDYQATTPLAPEAREAMLRWLEGAGADDFGGDGFANPSSTHKAGRAAAAAVEVARDQVAALLPQGGRVIFTSGATEALNWALFNGAKAKPGGVAGLSIEHAASLQCLERLSAQNLPVDSAGLALPPDAALIPENGIVATMLVNNEVGTVQPVADFAAAAHAKNSLLLCDAVQGYGRVAIPDGADLIALSAHKIHGPKGIGALWVRDGIDLEPLMFGGAQEQGMRSGTVSPALCAGFGAAAALAAERFDADAAHVERLWSLALDMLPEWTINGDAERRYHGNLNVRREGVNGLRLMSDAREVAFSLGSACGSGSGKVSHVLRAMGVSEADARASIRLGWGRYTSEQDLRDGLTAIREAARLQGVN from the coding sequence ATGATTTACCTCGACTATCAAGCCACTACGCCGCTCGCTCCCGAGGCGCGCGAGGCGATGCTGCGCTGGCTTGAAGGAGCCGGCGCCGACGATTTCGGGGGGGATGGCTTCGCAAACCCGTCGAGCACGCACAAGGCCGGCCGTGCCGCCGCCGCCGCGGTCGAGGTCGCGCGCGATCAGGTCGCGGCGCTGCTGCCGCAGGGCGGGCGCGTCATCTTCACCTCAGGCGCGACCGAAGCGCTCAATTGGGCGCTGTTCAACGGCGCCAAGGCGAAACCTGGAGGCGTCGCGGGGCTCAGCATCGAGCATGCGGCATCGCTGCAATGTCTCGAACGGCTGAGCGCCCAAAACCTCCCCGTCGACAGCGCGGGGCTGGCGCTGCCGCCCGACGCGGCGCTGATCCCCGAAAACGGCATCGTCGCGACGATGCTGGTCAACAACGAGGTCGGCACGGTACAGCCCGTCGCTGATTTTGCTGCCGCTGCGCACGCGAAAAACAGCCTTCTCCTCTGCGACGCGGTGCAGGGCTATGGCCGCGTCGCGATCCCCGACGGCGCCGACCTTATCGCGCTCTCGGCGCATAAGATCCATGGCCCCAAGGGGATCGGCGCGCTGTGGGTGCGCGACGGGATCGATCTCGAACCTCTGATGTTCGGCGGCGCGCAGGAGCAGGGAATGCGTTCGGGAACCGTCTCGCCCGCGCTATGTGCCGGCTTCGGCGCCGCCGCGGCGCTGGCGGCCGAGCGTTTCGACGCGGACGCTGCGCATGTCGAACGCCTCTGGTCGCTCGCGCTCGACATGCTCCCCGAATGGACGATCAACGGCGATGCGGAGCGCCGCTATCACGGCAATCTCAACGTGCGGCGGGAGGGCGTGAACGGTCTCCGGCTGATGTCCGACGCGCGCGAAGTCGCCTTCTCGCTCGGCAGCGCGTGCGGCAGCGGGTCGGGCAAGGTCAGCCATGTGCTGCGCGCGATGGGCGTCAGCGAAGCCGACGCGCGCGCCTCGATCCGCCTCGGCTGGGGACGCTATACGTCGGAGCAGGACCTGCGCGACGGCCTGACTGCGATCAGGGAAGCCGCGCGTCTTCAGGGGGTGAACTGA
- the nrdR gene encoding transcriptional regulator NrdR, whose product MRCPYCGHEDSQVKDSRPTEDGAAIRRRRQCEDCGARFTTFERIQLREVAVLKAGGSREPFDREKLMRSVQIACRKRPIDGARIERLVSGIQRQLETSGESEVQAAQIGAMVMEALKGFDNVAYIRFASVYRDFTEARDFEEFASSVAEAAKKS is encoded by the coding sequence ATGCGTTGCCCCTATTGCGGCCATGAAGACAGCCAGGTGAAGGACAGCCGTCCGACCGAGGACGGCGCCGCGATTCGCCGTCGCCGCCAGTGCGAGGATTGCGGCGCGCGCTTCACGACCTTCGAGCGTATCCAGCTCCGCGAAGTCGCGGTCCTGAAGGCAGGCGGCAGCCGCGAGCCGTTCGACCGCGAAAAATTGATGCGCAGCGTCCAGATCGCGTGCCGCAAGCGGCCGATCGACGGCGCGCGGATCGAGCGGCTGGTGTCGGGTATCCAGCGCCAGCTCGAAACCTCGGGCGAGAGCGAGGTGCAGGCGGCGCAGATCGGCGCGATGGTGATGGAAGCGCTGAAGGGCTTCGACAATGTCGCCTATATCCGCTTCGCCAGCGTCTATCGCGACTTCACCGAGGCCAGGGATTTCGAGGAATTCGCCTCGAGCGTCGCCGAGGCGGCGAAAAAAAGTTGA